The Arachis ipaensis cultivar K30076 chromosome B05, Araip1.1, whole genome shotgun sequence nucleotide sequence NNNNNNNNNNNNNNNNNNNNNNNNNNNNNNNNNNNNNNNNNNNNNNNNNNNNNNNNNNNNNNNNNNNNNNNNNNNNNNNNNNNNNNNNNNNNNNNNNNNNNNNNNNNNNNNNNNNNNNNNNNNNNNNNNNNNNNNNNNNNNNNNNNNNNNNNNNNNNNNNNNNNNNNNNNNNNNNNNNNNNNNNNNNNNNNNNNNNNNNNNNNNtatttttatttaaaatttgatacaTTGAATTAATAATGACATACCAAATTTGTACTATATACAATAAAATGTAGCAAGATAAACATTATATATAAGTCATACATGTGCTAAGAATAATACCATGAATAAGAGCAGTCAAATGCAACCAATCTTCATTTGGATAGTCTTTTCTAGCAGCTTCAGCAGATTGAAAAGCATGTTGAATTTGAGATTCTTCTAAATCAGGATCACTTGCATCGACGATTCCTTCAAGAAGTTCACAACACTCCCATATGCCCATTTCCGCCTTGTTCAACTTTCCATACTCGGCTCTCATCTTCTTGGcctataataattaattaaaaagtttGCATATATCATGCATGTGTGagaagtcatatatatatatcttaacaATTATATCCTTTTGACATTGATGGGAAGAAGATTAATGGCTGGCTTACAAATTCATAAGTTTGGTTGGTGTGTTGTAATTTGTAGAATTCCTCCACAGACTTTTGCCTTGCGCTTTCACCATGATAGTTTCTGTTTTTGTAGAATAAGAAgagagaaataaataaataaataaataaaatgttatgTTTAActctaattaattaaaattgtCAAAATGGGTCTATTTAGCCAATTTAAACTTGGTCCATTTAAGCTAGTGGGTTATACGAGCTAACAtgtttaatttttgttcaatTACATGCTTCATATTTTAGGTTTGGATTGTTTATGAATATAGCGGATTATATATGAGCTAGTCGGATTTTTGTTGGGGAAAAAAAATTGgactcaaaagtaaaaaaaataaaaaaatatttgacaaaaaataactatttttggaaaaaaaattataaatgttttttttttatattggattaacttgtgtttagttgtttttagTGGGTTGATCAAATTTTTGGATCACATCAGAACAGAAATTGAAAATCAGCTGCAATTATttgaaaatacaaaataatttaaacgACCGTTAATTTTTTAGATTAATCGACTAATTTGTTTAATGTCACATTTTCATGAGTctaattttaaaagtaaaaattcATTCGTTTAAGTTGAATAATCAGACtgactttttttttatcaaaggtATGAGACTCATACCCGCAACCTCATAATTAAATATgtggagactatgtcatttgaactataactcattggcaataACCAGACTGACTTGCATTGACGAATTTTATCATTTTAATGGCCCTAATTGCAATGCACATATAATATAAcacatttttatatataatagatataaaaGAATAAGTGAAATAAATATGAAAAGACTTAATATGGAGACCTAAAAGAGCGGCCATAAGAGTTGATTTGAGGGGCTTTGAATCCATCTTCTGAGAGGGGCTTAGGCAACGGAAATCCACCATCTAAGACCAACTCATTTCTCATTTGCTCATCAATTCTCTCTTGATGAGCTTCTGCCATTGTTGATAGCTCTGGTTGCTCAATGAGGATAGTCATATTTTCTGTGTTTGGGAATATAATAATAAGAAAAGCCAGAAAACAATGAAGCAATGAAgttaattaaataatcaaatctCTATGAAATGTTTGTGATAAGATATGTAATCGTAGAGGGGATATATATAGCCACTCTGGTTCCTGAATCATGCAAATAAAACAGTTATTCCGTACGTTTCAACTTTCAACTACATGTGTTTTgagttttaagttttaaaaatgtttaaataaataaaatataattattatatattcttttttattttacgtaCATTATTAATATGTATGTGAGTATTGTCTTAAGGTGAAAATTTAGGTACAggcgacttcacgtgaagttgatagctgacagccattaaataaaaatttagtcaaatcagtcaaatcatctaacggctctcaactatcaacttcacgtgaagtcgactgcacctgagttttcaccttgtCTTNNNNNNNNNNNNNNNNNNNNNNNNNNNNNNNNNNNNNNNNNNNNNNNNNNTTTTATTACAAAATTTGTAATATATGTTTATAGGAAAATATTAACATACACTTTTTAAGAGTAAAAAGATATATCTAAATATATTAATGAATTAAAATGACCATTTATCTTAAGATGAATggaataattattaatttgaatACACTGCTTATCTGATATGATAAGTTTATTGCAAATGATCTGACTGACCATTTCATactgtaaataaaaaaaaaaaattgatatttgtGTCACGTGATGGTTATCACTTATGACTTGCTTGACTATCCAAACATAAATAGATAAACAAAATCTTCTTATTTAATTACTCAACTCGAGTTCCTTGTTNNNNNNNNNNNNNNNNNNNNNNNNNNNNNNNNNNNNNNNNNNNNNNNNNNNNNNNNNNNNNNNNNNNNNNNNNNNNNNNNNNNNNNNNNNNNNNNNNNNNNNNNNNNNNNNNNNNNNNNNNNNNNNNNNNNNNNNNNNNNNNNNNNNNNNNNNNNNNNNNNNNNNNNNNNNNNNNNNNNNNNNNNNNNNNNNNNNNNNNNNNNNNNNNNNNNNNNNNNNNNNNNNNNNNNNNNNNNNNNNNNNNNNNNNNNNNNNNNNNNNNNNNNNNNNNNNNNNNNNNNNNNNNNNNNNNNNNNNNNNNNNNNNNNNNNNNNNNNNNNNNNNNNNNNNNNNNNNNNNNNNNNNNNNNNNNNNNNNNNNNNNNNNNNNNNNNNNNNNNNNNNNNNNNNNNNNNNNNNNNNNNNNNNNNNNNNNNNNNNNNNNNNNNNNNNNNNNNNNNNNNNNNNNNNNNNNNNNNNNNNNNNNNNNNNNNNNNNNNNNNNNNNNNNNNNNNNNNNNNNNNNNNNNNNNNNNNNNNNNNNNNNNNNNNNNNNNNNNNNNNNNNNNNNNNNCaagattttaatttaataaaattttattataaatatattttatattaaaaataacatttttaaattaaaaatgacattactaattttaaaatattaacagCTAATATAACAATTATTTAAGGAGGAAAGAAATAATACATAACAATATAAGCTAAGTTCaagaatataaaatttaattagcATGTTCTTAAAAACATATATTaaaagccaatgagtaatagctcaaatggcatagtctccccatactcaattaagaggttgcgggttcgagtctcctatctttgNNNTAAGATAAAATGacacaaataaaatttttattggtttttaatCTCAaaagtttatcaaaaattttatttgttcttttttttttttgaaatttttttattgtgtaattaaaattaccaaatataaattttctaataatttttataaattacaaaaaaattataccttagttaattagttagtttgaTTATTATAAATTAAGTTAAATTAAGACCAATAAATAATGGTGAATAGAAATATCAAATATGGATCCGCAGCCAGCATGGAATGATAAGAACGTTGGAATATTTATGAGATGCAAAGTCAGCACCACGCAGTATAAGCAATAACGTGTGGGGCTTAGATTTTTTAGTACGAGGACAAAACGGTCAAAACCTCTGACTCAGTGACTCGATGCCACCTTTCATCCAACAGTGGCAAGTTGAAAATACTTCATGGATCCATGATAAAAATAGTAGGATTATGCAAAACAGTTAAAGAATCCATGATCAAATAAAATTTTGTAATAATACAATCTTTATCTCCTTTTCTAATTTCTTGATTAAGAAAAATGGTTATATGAACTTAATAAATTATTCCACACATATataattgttttaaaaaaaaatcgtaATACGTACTTATCCATTTTTTTTTTAACcgaagataggagactcgaacacgcaacctcttaattgagtatgagaagactatgccatttgatct carries:
- the LOC107644462 gene encoding inositol oxygenase 2-like, with translation MTILIEQPELSTMAEAHQERIDEQMRNELVLDGGFPLPKPLSEDGFKAPQINSYGRSFRNYHGESARQKSVEEFYKLQHTNQTYEFAKKMRAEYGKLNKAEMGIWECCELLEGIVDASDPDLEESQIQHAFQSAEAARKDYPNEDWLHLTALIHGIILSTYFNELFTNTKKMIFIIAGDSFPLGCAFDEANTHHKYFKNNPDNNNPAYNTKNGIYTEGCGLDNVIMSWGHDEYMYLVSDESNKLNMHEFTALFQTGAYKHLYREEDVENLKWLHIFHKYDLYSKSNVLIDVEKVKPYYLSLIEKYFPSKLKW